The nucleotide sequence TATGTTTGGTATTATATTAGTATGTAGATATATTGGGAGGGAAAGGATATGAGGCAAAAGATACAGAAGAAGATGTTTGAATTTTGTTATCTGCTGGAACTTTTAATTTCCTGCGTGATAGGTATAGCAGTTGTGATTTTAGGCGTCAGATTATTCCTTGAGATGATAAACCTCAGCGTGTTCAGCGGCGGGGATAAAATATTAGAGACTATTCTTGACAAGGCAATGATACTTGCTATCGGCGTAGAGTTTATAAAAATGCTTTGCCGGCATACTCCCGAAACAGTGGTGGAAGTTCTTTTGTTTGCGATTGCCAGACAGTTGGTTCTGGTTCATAAATCAGCTTTGGATATTCTTATTGAAGTGGCGGCCATTGCAGCGCTATTTGCTATAAGAAAATATTTATTGACCAAGCGCGATGAGAGGGAAAGCGTTGGTGATACTGGAAAGTCTAAATTAAACTTTTTTAAGAAAGAGGAAGAAGAGAACAAAAAAGTTGATATTCTATGATAATTTAAAATTTCGCCTGGCTGAATGTCAGGCTTTTTTATTAGATTTATTTTGTGTTTTAAATTATAAATGGGTGTCGGCGGAAGGTAAGATAATTCTATATTCTCAATAATGATACTGCTGCTTAGCGATGTAAACAAGATTTAAAAAATAACCTTAATGTTTGCATATTTGAATTATTGACACTATAGGAATATCAAGCAGCAGTAGTAGTTTGCCGCATTGAGTTTTTTATGTGAACTAAATAGTTGTGTAAAAACGGCACGCTATATATTATAGCATGCCGTTTAATATTTAAACTGTATTTATTTTTTATTCGATGGTGCGATAACTTTATAAACTAATGCCGCTAAAATTCCTCCGACCAGAGGAGCAACAATGAACACCCAAACCTGTGCCATAGGCAG is from Monoglobus pectinilyticus and encodes:
- a CDS encoding phosphate-starvation-inducible PsiE family protein; protein product: MRQKIQKKMFEFCYLLELLISCVIGIAVVILGVRLFLEMINLSVFSGGDKILETILDKAMILAIGVEFIKMLCRHTPETVVEVLLFAIARQLVLVHKSALDILIEVAAIAALFAIRKYLLTKRDERESVGDTGKSKLNFFKKEEEENKKVDIL